A region of the Pseudobacteriovorax antillogorgiicola genome:
GACGAGACTTAGCGTATAATCTTGGCGAGCAACCAGACTCTAAAAACGTTCGAATCGAGCCTTGTAGAAAACAAAGCAGGCCACTGATTCTAATTGCCATTCTCTAGGTCTTCGATGGCTTGATTGATCCAGGATTCTTGCGATTTCGCATTGATATTTAGGCCCGGCCCACATCCTTCCGACTCTATGCTGAAATCAATCCCACTATT
Encoded here:
- a CDS encoding trypsin-like serine protease, whose protein sequence is MRNKEFKSSANPSKGICFGDSGGPSFIKNSDGLRVVGVNSGIDFSIESEGCGPGLNINAKSQESWINQAIEDLENGN